Proteins encoded together in one Hymenobacter monticola window:
- the lon gene encoding endopeptidase La: protein MAADPDHLLRGDDAPPTLSLLPVRNTVLFPGVVLPVTVTRKKSVKLVRKAHAADKLLGVVAQLDPNADEPTVAELHPVGTLARILKLLEQPDGQITIILQGQVRFTIEEELSFAPLVARVSYFSEVALNPDIPGEFALLQALREAATKVLELTPEIPMEARAMLDGIQSPAFLTHFLSSNVQLDLPAKQKLLELADPEAQARQLLEALLSQAELLEIKQDIRSKTHTGIDAQQREYFLRQQLKTLQDELGQEGPDEDVNRLRQRAETKKWPESVALHFKKEMEKLARTNPMAPDYSVSVNYVEFLLDLPWGEFTKDKFNLKQTKKILDADHFGIEKVKERILEYIAVLKLKQDLKAPILCLYGPPGVGKTSLGRSIANAMGRKYIRMSLGGVRDEAEIRGHRKTYVGAMPGRIISQIKKAGTSNPVIILDEIDKVSSDFRGDPSSALLEVLDPEQNATFTDNYLEVEYDLSKVLFIATANSLDTIQPALRDRMEIIDLTGYTQEEKVQIARKHLWPKQLKEHGLGEAEVKITDASLHRVADDYTRESGVRGLERKLAAVTRNLARRKAGKEELPAVMEPAEVRKILGAPIFDRDQYQDNDTAGVVTGLAWTSVGGDILFVESLLSRGRGKLTLSGQLGDVMKESAITALSYLRSRADEIGIDYRLFEQYDLHIHFPEGAVPKDGPSAGIAIFTSIASAYTQRRVRAKLAMTGEITLRGKVLPVGGIKEKLLAARRAGMKDIILCPKNRKDIEEIQEDYLKGLTIHYAERVDDVLRVALLDELVPHPQKLPVRDEPVPTVGPSVEVQ, encoded by the coding sequence ATGGCCGCTGACCCCGACCACCTGCTGCGCGGCGACGACGCCCCGCCCACCCTCTCGCTGCTGCCCGTGCGCAACACCGTGCTGTTTCCGGGCGTGGTGCTGCCCGTGACCGTGACGCGCAAGAAAAGCGTGAAGCTGGTGCGCAAAGCCCACGCCGCCGACAAGCTCCTCGGCGTGGTGGCCCAGCTCGACCCCAACGCCGACGAGCCCACTGTAGCTGAGCTGCACCCCGTGGGCACGCTGGCCCGCATCCTGAAGCTGCTGGAGCAGCCCGACGGCCAGATTACCATCATCCTGCAAGGCCAGGTGCGCTTCACCATCGAGGAAGAGCTGAGCTTCGCCCCGCTCGTGGCCCGCGTCAGCTACTTCTCGGAAGTGGCGTTGAACCCCGACATTCCGGGCGAGTTTGCGCTGCTACAGGCCCTGCGCGAAGCTGCCACCAAAGTGCTGGAGCTCACGCCCGAGATTCCAATGGAAGCCCGCGCCATGCTCGATGGCATTCAGTCGCCCGCCTTCCTCACGCACTTCCTGTCCAGCAACGTGCAGCTCGACCTGCCCGCCAAACAGAAGCTGCTGGAGCTGGCCGACCCCGAAGCCCAGGCCCGCCAGCTGCTCGAAGCCCTGCTGAGCCAGGCCGAGCTGCTGGAAATCAAGCAGGACATCCGTTCAAAAACGCACACCGGCATCGACGCCCAGCAGCGCGAGTACTTCCTGCGCCAGCAGCTCAAAACCCTGCAGGACGAGCTGGGCCAGGAAGGCCCTGACGAGGATGTGAACCGCCTGCGCCAGCGCGCCGAAACCAAAAAATGGCCCGAGAGCGTGGCGCTCCACTTCAAAAAGGAGATGGAGAAGCTGGCCCGCACCAACCCCATGGCGCCCGATTACTCGGTGAGCGTGAACTACGTGGAGTTTCTGCTCGATTTGCCCTGGGGTGAGTTTACCAAGGACAAGTTCAACCTCAAGCAAACCAAGAAAATCCTCGATGCCGACCACTTCGGCATCGAAAAGGTGAAGGAGCGGATTCTGGAGTACATCGCCGTGCTCAAGCTGAAGCAGGACCTGAAGGCACCCATTCTGTGCCTCTACGGCCCTCCCGGCGTGGGCAAAACTTCCCTGGGCCGCAGCATTGCCAACGCCATGGGCCGCAAGTACATCCGCATGAGCCTGGGCGGCGTGCGCGACGAGGCCGAGATTCGCGGGCACCGCAAGACCTACGTGGGCGCCATGCCCGGCCGCATCATCTCCCAAATCAAAAAGGCCGGCACCAGCAACCCCGTCATCATCCTCGATGAGATAGACAAGGTGAGCAGCGACTTCCGCGGCGACCCCAGCTCGGCCTTGCTCGAAGTGCTGGACCCGGAGCAAAACGCCACCTTCACCGACAACTACCTGGAAGTGGAGTACGACCTCTCGAAGGTCCTCTTCATTGCCACGGCCAACTCGCTCGATACCATTCAGCCCGCCCTGCGCGACCGCATGGAAATCATCGACCTCACCGGCTATACCCAGGAGGAAAAGGTGCAGATTGCCCGTAAGCACCTCTGGCCCAAGCAGCTCAAGGAGCACGGCCTGGGCGAGGCGGAAGTGAAAATCACCGATGCCTCGCTGCACCGTGTGGCCGACGACTACACCCGCGAAAGCGGCGTGCGCGGCCTGGAGCGCAAGCTGGCCGCCGTGACGCGCAACCTGGCCCGCCGCAAAGCTGGTAAGGAGGAGCTGCCTGCTGTGATGGAGCCCGCCGAAGTGCGCAAAATACTCGGCGCGCCCATCTTCGACCGCGACCAGTACCAGGACAACGACACCGCCGGCGTGGTGACGGGACTGGCCTGGACCTCGGTGGGCGGCGACATCCTGTTCGTGGAAAGCCTGCTGAGCCGCGGCCGGGGCAAGCTCACGCTCTCGGGCCAGCTCGGCGACGTGATGAAGGAATCGGCCATTACGGCGCTGAGCTACCTGCGCTCGCGGGCCGATGAAATCGGCATCGACTACCGCCTGTTTGAGCAGTACGACCTGCACATTCACTTCCCCGAGGGCGCCGTGCCCAAGGACGGACCCAGTGCGGGCATTGCCATTTTCACCAGCATTGCCTCGGCCTATACCCAGCGCCGGGTGCGCGCCAAGCTGGCCATGACCGGCGAAATTACCCTGCGCGGCAAGGTGCTGCCGGTGGGCGGCATCAAGGAAAAGCTGCTGGCGGCCCGCCGCGCCGGCATGAAGGACATTATTCTTTGCCCCAAAAACCGCAAGGACATCGAGGAAATCCAGGAGGACTACCTCAAAGGCCTCACCATTCACTACGCCGAGCGGGTAGACGACGTGCTGCGCGTGGCTCTGCTCGACGAGCTGGTGCCGCACCCGCAGAAGCTGCCCGTGCGCGACGAGCCCGTGCCCACCGTAGGTCCCAGCGTGGAGGTGCAGTAG
- a CDS encoding OmpA family protein, producing MLFLLRRCAVLFLLLIGVLAALPGQAQRRPVKRIPGAASPSADTTSGGASAAPRKGTKPAPAKAAVPKPAIAPGTYRVRGLNSRVSRKLRLRPDGTPDFVFINRYPFFEDKKALKAIGKAEKRRQYHAARLLLEDYVAKFGPANFEKNTDMLWRLGQLLERDSQNVKAKAYFRLALKHSRKDISKIQLYYDSLEQKNTDLYVPLKTYYELVEYRKNLNTFHPPKGVYTTMGDAINSKAPDYGPALAGNDSLLIFSSKRKRRGITGVVDEDLYTSRREGVSWTDAEPLPKPINSPNNEGSACLSKDGKTIFFARCECSTCHGNCDLYTATRGKDGKWGTPKSLGPMVNSFGWDSQPTLSQGEDTLYFASDRLGGFGLSDIYFTRKLKNGQWSPAENMGPVINTRENEVSPFYHPLYHVLYFSSRGQLLNFGDFDIYKTYRVGGRWQEPKNIGPLVNGKGSEYYFTIDRESKNLYYARSEAQELNNLDLYSFPLPMEAQPLATTHVEGTLVDSVSSKPLKGIVSIIDTDNGIEVASKFIRPDGTFDFELIEGSHYAMLIQSPDFFSVEKQFALKGDTVMTLLTNSIDYKLPLIFKNLEFAAAKAEVLPAMYPTLDRIALFLVDHPAFRLSIAGHTDSRGDPEVNEKLSQDRAEAIRKYIERKGKLAPNRIESFGYGSSKPLKDELTDDDAKVNRRVEFKLIKPSDDKPADGGGDWK from the coding sequence ATGCTGTTTTTATTGCGCCGGTGCGCGGTGCTTTTTCTGCTTCTCATTGGGGTGTTGGCGGCGCTACCGGGCCAGGCGCAGCGCCGGCCGGTGAAGCGCATTCCCGGCGCGGCTTCGCCCTCGGCCGATACCACCAGCGGCGGTGCTTCGGCCGCGCCCCGCAAGGGAACCAAACCCGCGCCAGCCAAGGCCGCGGTGCCCAAGCCGGCCATTGCGCCGGGCACCTACCGCGTGCGCGGCCTCAACAGCCGCGTGAGCCGCAAGCTGCGGCTGCGGCCCGATGGCACGCCCGACTTCGTGTTCATCAACCGCTACCCGTTTTTTGAAGACAAAAAGGCGCTGAAAGCCATTGGCAAGGCCGAAAAGCGCCGGCAATACCACGCCGCCCGGTTGCTGCTGGAGGACTATGTGGCCAAATTCGGTCCGGCCAACTTTGAGAAAAACACCGACATGCTCTGGCGCCTGGGCCAGCTGCTGGAGCGCGACAGCCAGAACGTGAAGGCCAAGGCTTATTTCCGCCTGGCGCTCAAGCACAGCCGCAAGGACATCAGCAAGATTCAGCTGTACTACGACTCGCTGGAGCAGAAAAACACCGACCTGTACGTACCCCTGAAAACGTACTACGAGCTGGTAGAGTACCGCAAGAACCTCAACACCTTCCACCCACCAAAGGGCGTGTACACGACCATGGGCGACGCCATCAACAGCAAGGCGCCCGACTACGGCCCCGCGCTGGCCGGCAACGACTCGCTGCTGATTTTCAGCAGCAAGCGCAAGCGCCGCGGCATCACCGGCGTGGTAGACGAGGACCTGTACACCTCGCGCCGCGAGGGCGTGAGCTGGACCGACGCCGAGCCGCTGCCCAAGCCCATCAACTCGCCCAACAACGAGGGCTCGGCCTGCCTGAGCAAGGACGGCAAAACCATCTTTTTTGCCCGCTGCGAGTGCAGCACCTGCCACGGCAACTGCGACCTCTACACCGCCACGCGCGGCAAAGACGGCAAGTGGGGCACCCCCAAAAGCCTGGGCCCCATGGTGAATTCCTTCGGCTGGGACTCGCAGCCCACCCTCTCGCAGGGCGAGGACACGCTGTACTTTGCGTCCGACCGGCTGGGCGGCTTCGGGCTGTCGGACATCTACTTCACCCGCAAGCTGAAAAACGGGCAGTGGAGCCCGGCCGAGAACATGGGCCCGGTCATCAACACCCGCGAAAACGAGGTGAGCCCGTTTTACCACCCGCTCTACCACGTGCTCTACTTCAGTTCGCGCGGGCAGTTGCTGAACTTCGGTGATTTCGACATCTACAAAACCTACCGCGTGGGCGGACGCTGGCAGGAACCCAAAAACATTGGCCCGCTGGTGAACGGCAAGGGCTCGGAGTACTACTTCACCATCGACCGCGAAAGCAAAAACCTCTACTACGCCCGCTCGGAAGCGCAGGAACTCAACAACCTCGACCTCTACTCTTTCCCGCTGCCCATGGAGGCCCAGCCGCTGGCCACCACCCACGTGGAGGGCACGCTGGTGGATTCGGTAAGCAGCAAGCCGCTCAAGGGCATCGTGAGCATCATCGATACCGACAATGGCATCGAGGTGGCCAGCAAGTTTATCCGGCCCGATGGCACGTTCGATTTTGAGCTGATTGAGGGCTCGCATTACGCCATGCTCATTCAGAGCCCGGACTTTTTCTCGGTGGAGAAGCAGTTTGCGCTCAAGGGCGACACGGTGATGACCCTGCTCACCAACAGCATCGACTACAAGCTGCCGCTCATTTTCAAGAACCTGGAGTTTGCGGCGGCCAAGGCCGAGGTGCTGCCCGCCATGTACCCTACCCTCGACCGCATTGCCTTGTTCCTGGTCGACCACCCGGCCTTTCGGCTCAGCATCGCGGGCCACACCGATAGCCGCGGCGACCCGGAAGTGAACGAAAAGCTTTCGCAGGACCGCGCCGAGGCCATCCGCAAGTACATCGAGCGCAAGGGCAAACTCGCGCCCAACCGAATCGAGAGCTTCGGCTACGGCTCCAGCAAGCCCCTCAAGGACGAGCTGACCGATGACGACGCCAAGGTGAACCGCCGCGTCGAGTTCAAGCTCATCAAGCCCAGCGACGACAAGCCCGCCGACGGCGGCGGGGACTGGAAGTAG
- a CDS encoding 3-oxoacyl-ACP synthase: MTKPVLHALCQAFIEQRIAAARTAMQAAQESSSSETKSSAGDKYETGREMANAERDRNAAQMQQAQQLQAELARISPDAACDTVRPGALVSTSLGQFYISISAGKLDGTDVFAVSPAAPVAVALKGLRAGQEAAFNGKTVRVLAVE, translated from the coding sequence ATGACCAAACCCGTCCTCCACGCCCTCTGCCAGGCCTTCATCGAGCAACGCATTGCCGCTGCCCGCACCGCCATGCAGGCGGCTCAGGAATCCTCCTCTTCCGAAACCAAGAGCAGCGCCGGCGACAAGTATGAAACCGGCCGCGAAATGGCCAATGCCGAGCGTGACCGCAACGCTGCCCAGATGCAGCAGGCCCAGCAGCTGCAAGCCGAACTGGCCCGTATCAGCCCCGACGCTGCCTGCGACACGGTGCGCCCCGGTGCCCTCGTGAGCACCAGCCTGGGCCAGTTCTACATCAGCATCAGTGCCGGAAAGCTGGATGGAACGGACGTTTTTGCGGTATCGCCCGCCGCGCCGGTGGCCGTGGCGCTTAAGGGGCTGCGGGCCGGGCAGGAGGCCGCTTTCAACGGCAAAACGGTGCGGGTGCTGGCGGTGGAATAG
- a CDS encoding GH3 family domain-containing protein: MGLKATLSRPLARYIARRYQRWQHRPETTQRELLARLTATAAGTAFGRAHELGGVRTPADLSRQVPVRDYEALKPWFDRTQAGEADVLWPGRPLYLAKTSGTTSGTKYIPITKDSIPNHIEGARDALLYYIYRTGRSQFLDGKLIFLSGSPELEMHHGIRTGRLSGIANHHVPAYLRRNQLPTYQTNVIEDWETKLERIVDETLGQKMTLISGIPPWVQMYFDRLTARTGRPIKDLFPDFNLFVYGGVNFEPYRAKLFESIGRPVDSIELFPASEGFLALQDEPGNPGLLLLLNSGIFYEFIPAERFFEPDAPRLTIADVELDRNYAVVLTSNAGLWAYSIGDTVRFVSLRPHRVVVTGRIKHFLSAFGEHVIGEEVEQALRETMAQFPEVEVTEFTVAPLVSDDPATPSRHEWLVEFGRAPQDAPAFAAALDTALRHRNTYYDDLRRGNILVPLQLTPLPVGAFQRYMKSLGRLGGQNKVPRLGNDRKVAEGLLSS, encoded by the coding sequence ATGGGATTGAAAGCCACGCTGAGCCGGCCCCTGGCTCGCTACATTGCCCGGCGCTACCAGCGCTGGCAGCACCGCCCCGAAACCACCCAGCGCGAGCTGCTGGCCCGGCTCACGGCCACGGCGGCCGGCACCGCTTTCGGCCGGGCGCACGAGCTAGGCGGCGTGCGCACGCCCGCCGATTTGTCGCGGCAGGTGCCCGTGCGCGACTACGAGGCCCTGAAGCCCTGGTTCGACCGCACCCAGGCCGGCGAGGCCGACGTGCTCTGGCCCGGCCGGCCGCTGTACCTGGCCAAAACCAGCGGCACGACCTCGGGCACGAAGTACATTCCGATTACCAAAGACAGCATCCCGAACCACATTGAGGGAGCGCGCGATGCGCTGCTGTACTACATCTATCGTACCGGCCGCAGCCAGTTTCTGGATGGCAAGCTGATATTCTTGTCGGGCTCGCCGGAACTGGAGATGCACCACGGCATCCGTACGGGCCGGCTTTCGGGCATTGCCAACCACCACGTGCCCGCCTACCTGCGCCGCAACCAGTTGCCGACGTACCAGACCAACGTCATCGAAGACTGGGAAACGAAGCTGGAGCGTATTGTCGACGAAACGCTGGGCCAGAAAATGACCCTCATTTCCGGCATTCCGCCCTGGGTGCAGATGTACTTCGACCGCCTCACGGCCCGCACCGGCCGGCCCATCAAAGACCTGTTCCCGGATTTCAACCTGTTTGTGTACGGCGGCGTCAACTTCGAGCCCTACCGCGCCAAGCTCTTCGAAAGCATCGGCCGGCCCGTTGACAGCATCGAGTTGTTTCCGGCCTCGGAGGGCTTTCTGGCCTTGCAGGATGAACCCGGCAATCCCGGCTTATTGCTGCTGCTCAACAGCGGCATTTTCTACGAATTCATCCCCGCCGAGCGGTTTTTTGAGCCCGACGCGCCCCGCCTCACCATTGCCGACGTGGAGCTGGACCGCAACTACGCCGTGGTGCTCACCTCCAACGCCGGCCTGTGGGCCTACAGCATCGGCGACACGGTGCGCTTCGTGAGCTTGCGGCCGCACCGCGTGGTAGTCACGGGCCGTATCAAGCACTTTCTGTCGGCCTTCGGCGAGCACGTGATAGGGGAGGAGGTAGAGCAGGCCCTGCGCGAAACGATGGCGCAGTTTCCAGAAGTGGAAGTCACGGAATTTACCGTGGCGCCGCTGGTGAGCGACGACCCCGCCACGCCCTCGCGCCACGAGTGGCTGGTGGAGTTCGGCCGCGCCCCCCAGGATGCCCCCGCCTTCGCCGCAGCCTTGGACACGGCCTTGCGCCACCGCAACACCTACTACGACGACCTGCGCCGGGGCAACATCCTGGTGCCGCTGCAGCTCACGCCGCTGCCCGTCGGGGCGTTTCAGCGCTACATGAAAAGCCTGGGCCGCCTGGGCGGGCAGAACAAGGTGCCGCGGCTGGGCAATGATAGGAAGGTTGCGGAGGGACTATTAAGTAGCTGA
- a CDS encoding OsmC family peroxiredoxin has product MADHKGTAVWNGDIKGSGTLSTESGALNAPYSVGSRFEGKQGTNPEELIGAAHAGCYTMYLTSVLTKHGHSVQNIKTTSTVTMNPNNGHPVIEHIHVSTEGHVTGGNITADDFQKHAEDAKENCPVSKVLSAVPKMTLEAKFVG; this is encoded by the coding sequence ATGGCAGACCACAAAGGCACCGCCGTCTGGAACGGCGACATTAAAGGCAGCGGCACCCTCAGCACCGAAAGCGGCGCGCTTAACGCTCCTTACTCCGTTGGCAGCCGCTTCGAAGGCAAGCAGGGCACCAACCCCGAAGAACTCATCGGCGCGGCCCACGCCGGCTGTTACACCATGTACCTCACCAGCGTGCTCACCAAGCACGGCCACTCGGTGCAGAACATCAAAACCACCAGCACCGTGACGATGAACCCCAACAACGGCCATCCCGTCATCGAGCACATCCACGTGAGTACCGAAGGCCACGTCACCGGCGGCAACATCACCGCCGACGACTTCCAGAAGCACGCCGAAGATGCCAAGGAAAACTGTCCCGTATCGAAAGTGCTGAGCGCCGTGCCCAAAATGACGCTCGAAGCGAAGTTTGTAGGCTAG